In bacterium, a genomic segment contains:
- a CDS encoding pyruvate carboxyltransferase, with amino-acid sequence MREPWNTDMWYTSPWNFDKEVRDTVHFDPHPKLHDVSLRDGEQQTGIVFTKDEKIRIAEALADVGIHRIEAGMPVVSKQDEQAIREIVKRLEGSNTEVFSFARCMKDDVKRSVDTGVKGIVMEVPSSTHIIERAYRWDPQKAIDTSVEATLFAKENGLYVVFFPIDFSRAPLDWVLGMLRKVATDGHMDALAIVDTFGGLAPHTVPHLIKKMREVFPDTPFEPHFHDDFGMGVANTLMAMAAGCQVAQTSVTGIGERAGNCAYEELALAMLTMYDVDMGLKTEKFVEVSRLVTGLARVAVPPNRCIVGEHLYDIESGIIVSWLKNAGEKWPTELVPFRAGLVGQSEPKPVIGKGSGIDSINLFLDELGIKATEEEKMALLGDVKEKALKEKRLLTMDEFKALAGAK; translated from the coding sequence ATGAGAGAACCCTGGAATACCGACATGTGGTACACGAGCCCCTGGAACTTCGACAAGGAAGTCCGGGATACCGTGCATTTCGACCCCCACCCCAAGCTGCACGACGTCAGCCTGCGCGACGGCGAGCAGCAGACCGGCATCGTTTTCACCAAGGACGAGAAGATCCGCATCGCCGAGGCGCTCGCCGACGTGGGCATCCACCGCATCGAGGCGGGCATGCCGGTCGTCTCGAAGCAGGACGAGCAGGCCATCCGCGAGATCGTCAAGCGGCTCGAGGGCTCGAACACCGAGGTCTTCAGTTTCGCGCGCTGCATGAAGGACGACGTGAAGCGCTCGGTCGATACCGGCGTCAAGGGCATCGTCATGGAGGTGCCGAGTTCGACCCACATCATCGAGCGGGCCTACAGGTGGGACCCCCAGAAGGCCATCGACACCTCGGTGGAGGCAACGCTCTTCGCGAAGGAAAACGGCCTCTACGTGGTCTTCTTCCCGATTGACTTCTCACGCGCCCCGCTCGACTGGGTGCTCGGGATGCTCAGGAAGGTGGCGACCGATGGTCACATGGACGCCCTCGCCATCGTGGACACCTTCGGGGGGCTGGCGCCGCACACCGTGCCGCATCTGATCAAGAAAATGCGCGAGGTGTTTCCGGACACGCCGTTCGAGCCGCACTTCCACGATGACTTCGGGATGGGCGTGGCGAACACCCTCATGGCGATGGCGGCCGGCTGCCAGGTGGCGCAGACCTCGGTCACCGGCATCGGCGAGCGCGCGGGCAACTGCGCCTACGAAGAACTTGCCCTCGCGATGCTGACGATGTACGACGTGGACATGGGCCTCAAGACCGAGAAGTTCGTCGAGGTCTCCCGGCTCGTGACCGGGCTCGCCAGGGTGGCCGTCCCGCCCAACCGCTGCATCGTGGGCGAGCATCTCTACGACATCGAGAGCGGCATCATCGTCAGCTGGCTCAAGAACGCGGGCGAGAAGTGGCCGACCGAGCTCGTGCCCTTCCGGGCGGGCCTGGTCGGGCAGAGCGAGCCCAAGCCGGTCATCGGCAAGGGCAGCGGCATCGATTCCATCAACCTGTTCCTCGATGAGCTGGGCATCAAGGCCACCGAGGAAGAGAAGATGGCGCTCCTGGGCGATGTGAAGGAGAAGGCGCTGAAGGAGAAGCGGCTCCTCACGATGGATGAATTCAAGGCACTCGCCGGCGCGAAGTAG